The DNA region CGCGGAGCGGCTGCAAAGGTAACACTCTTTTCGAGTCCCGCAAGCCTTTTCGGAAAAAAAATTTTATTTTTTTTGCCGGAGGCCTTACCGTTTTTACGGACGGCAAAGATATGGACCTTTTCCGTTTCACGCAAGCTTTTCGGGAAAATTTTTTTCCTGAAAGCCGGTATCGCATTTTCCCTATGAACGTTGCCCTGATTGCGGGTGCAAAAGTAAAAACCTTTTTTGAAACTCGCAAATTTATTTTTGGAAAAATTTATCCCTTTTTTAAACCTGCTTCCTGCCAGTATTTACCTATGAACTTCGCCTTTATTGCGGGTGCAAAAGTAGCACCTTTTATTCGTTTTGCAAGTTTTTTGGTAACTTTTTTTTGATATTTTCTTAACCCAAAAGCTAACTCCCTGCGAAACACTACTTTGAGTTAAAACTTTTTTTTTGACCGTCGCCTCCAATCCTTAACAAAACCTTATTCAACCATTACTTTCGCCCCTTAATCTCAAAAAACATATCGCACCTATTATATATACGTATATATATTGTATGTATTTTGAGAAACTTCTATATTTGCGGACATAAATTTTATACGATGATAAAGATTACGTTACCCGATGGGTCAGTTAAGGAGTTTGCACAAGGTGTAACTCCGATGGATGTTGCGAAAAGCATTAGTGAAGGATTAGCCAGAAATGTTATTTCTGCTTCTTTTAACGGAACTACTGTTGAAACGACGACATCACTAACGACGGACGGGTCACTCATATTATATACATGGAATGACATAGAAGGCAAAAAAGCGTTCTGGCATTCTACATCCCACGTTATGGCTCAAGCCCTAGAGGAGTTATTCCCTGGAATCAAACTAACTTTAGGACCGGCTATTGATAACGGGTTTTATTATGATGTAGATTTTGGGGACCAAAAGATTACCGATGCTGATTTTAAAAGAATCGAGGATCGTGTTCTTGAAATTTCCCGTGAAAAGCATGAATTCAAAATGCGTTCTGTTTCAAAAGCAGAAGCATTGGCTATATATAAGGACAACGAATACAAGACTGAATTAATCCAGAATCTTGAAGACGGAACAATTACATTCTGCGACCATGCAACTTTCAGCGATTTATGCCGAGGTGGACATATTCCAAATACAGGAATCATCAAGGCCATGAAAATCATGAGCATTGCCGGTGCTTATTGGAGAGGAGACGAGAAAAATAAGCAATTGACCCGCGTTTATGGAATTTCATTCCCTAAACAGAAAGACCTGACTGATTATCTTGAATTGTTAGAAGAAGCCAAAAGACGTGACCATAGAAAACTAGGAAAAGAATTGGAATTGTTTGCTTTTTCACAAAAAGTAGGACAAGGTCTTCCATTGTGGCTACCAAAAGGCGCTGCTTTGAGAGACCGTTTGGAACAGTTCCTGAAAAAGGCACAAAAGAAAGCGGGTTACGAACAAGTAGTAACACCACATATCGGACAAAAAGAATTGTATGTAACTTCAGGCCACTATGAAAAGTATGGCGCTGATAGTTTCCAGCCCATCCACACCCCTGCTGAAGGAGAGGAATTTTTATTGAAACCGATGAACTGCCCTCACCACTGCGAAATCTTCAATGCAAGACCCTGGTCATACAAAGATTTACCTAAGCGTTATGCAGAATTTGGTACAGTATATAGATATGAGCAGTCGGGTGAGCTTCACGGCTTGACTCGTGTTCGCGGGTTTACTCAAGATGATGCGCATATTTTCTGTACTCCGGAGCAATTGGATGAAGAGTTCAAAAAAGTAATCGACCTGGTACTTTATGTATTTGGTTCTTTAGGATTCGAAAACTTTACCGCCCAGATATCTTTAAGAGACAAGGAGAACAGGTCTAAATATATAGGTACGGAAGAAAACTGGGAAAAGGCAGAAAACGCGATTATCAATGCAGCAAGAGACAAAGGGTTGAATACTGTTGTTGAATATGGCGAAGCGGCTTTCTATGGCCCTAAACTGGATTTCATGGTAAAAGATGCCTTGGGAAGACAGTGGCAGTTAGGAACCATCCAGGTAGACTATAATCTTCCGGAGCGTTTTGACCTGACTTACAAAGGTTCTGACAACGAATTGCACCGTCCTGTAATGATTCACAGAGCACCATTCGGATCGATGGAGCGATTCATTGCTATTTTGCTGGAACATACAGCTGGAAATTTCCCGATTTGGCTAATGCCGGAACAGGCTATTATATTGTCTTTGAGCGAGAAATATGAAAATTATGCGAAAAAAGTTTTAGATTTGCTAGAAAATCACGAAATTCGCGCCCTAATTGATAATAGAAACGAAACAATAGGCAAAAAAATCAGGGAGGCTGAAGTACAGAAATACCCATTTATGCTGATTGTAGGCGAAGAAGAAGAGAAAAACGGAACCGTTTCTGTACGTCGTCACGGACAGGAAGGTAAAGGAAATATCAGCGTTACAATTGAAGAATTTGCCGCTATTGTCGATGAAGAAATAAAAAAGACATTAAAAACATTTGGAGTTTAACTTAAAATTTTAGAGCCATAGCAATAAGAAACAACAGAGGTCAACAACCTCGAGTAGAAAAGAAAGATGCACACAGAATCAACAACCTGATTCGTGTCCCGGAAGTACGCCTTGTAGGAGACAACGTAGAGCCGAAAGTTTATAAGACTTCTGAGGCACTAAGGATGGCAGAAGAGCAGGAACTTGACCTGGTTGAGATTTCTCCGAATGCAGAACCTCCGGTTTGTAAAATCATGGATTATAAGAAATTCCTTTACATGCAAAAAAAGCGCGAAAAGGAATTGAAAGCAAAATCTACTCAAATTACAGTAAAGGAAATTCGTTTCGGTCCGCAAACAGATGAGCACGATTACGAATTCAAAAGAAAGAATGCTGAGAAGTTCCTTAAAGAGGGTTCTAAGCTAAAAGCTTTTGTTTTCTTCAAGGGTCGTTCGATTATCTATAAAGACCAAGGACAAATTCTTTTATTGCGTTTGGCTCAGGATTTAGAGGAATTCGGAAAAGTAGAAGCTTTGCCAATTTTAGAAGGAAAGAGAATGATTATGTTCATTGCTCCTAAGAAAAAGAAATAAGTCAAAAAGTTAAAAGTCACAAAGGAAAAAGTCACAAAGGAAAAAGTAGTAAAGTCGGATATTCAATATTAGCTTATCAACTTTAAGACTTTCAAACCTTAATACTTTGCAACTTTAGACTAAAGAATAAGTAAGTAAGACAATTCAAATACACTAGGAAAAGATGCCTAAAATGAAAACTAAATCTAGCGCCAAAAAACGTTTCAAAGTTACTGGTTCTGGAAAAATCAAAAGAAAGCACGCTTTCAAAAGTCACATTTTGACTAAGAAATCTAAAAAGCGTAAACTAGCGTTAACTCACTCTGCATTGGTTCACCAATCTGACGTGAAAAGCGTTAAAGAACAATTAAGAATTATCTAATACGTCGAAGGTTAGAAAGTCTTAAAGTCATTGACCTTAGATTTTACAACATTTGACTATAAATATTCTTTAGGTTAAAACAATTAAATAACCTTGGAGTACGGCTTATAAGATCCTTTGATTAAATTCAGGACGCCTGCTACAAAAAAACATTAAAATTATGCCAAGATCAGTAAATTCAGTTGCTAAAAGAGCAAGAAGAAAAAAGATAATGAAGCAAGCCAAAGGTTTCTTTGGCAGACGTAAAAACGTTTGGACAGTTGCGAAAAACGCGGTTGAGAAAGCAATGGCTTATGCTTACCGCGACAGAAAACAGAATAAGAGAAATTTCCGCGCTTTGTGGATTCAACGTATCAACGCTGGAGCCAGATTGGAAGGAATGTCTTATTCTCAATTCATGGGTAAAGTAAAAGCTAACGGAATCGAATTGAACAGAAAAGTTCTTGCAGATTTGGCTATGAACCACCCTGAAGCTTTCAAAGCTATACTTAACAAAGTAAAATAAACGTTTTATAAATCTATTTGTCTTACTTACTTATAAAGAAACCATCTCGAAAGAGGTGGTTTTTTTGTTATTGCTATATTTGCCTTATGAATCCTTTACTCCAACATATACGAAAGTTTATTGCTTTAGACAATTGGGAAGCAGAAACCGTACTATCGTATTTTGAAACCGAAAGTTTCAGGAAGAAGCAGATTATGTTGGAAGAAGGGCAAATCTGCAACAAACAATATTTCATCACAAAAGGATGCGTGCGCTTTTATATCAACAACCGTAAAGGTGTTGAACAGACCTTGCAATTTGGAATTGAGAATTGGTGGATTGCTGATTATTTGAGTTTCCAGGAACAAATCCCTTCTCATTTTTACATACAGGCCATAGAACCCATTGAGACACTTTCTATAGATCGCAAATCGTTTGAAGCCTTATTACTGGAATTGCCTAAACTCGAAAGATACTTCCGGTTAATCATTCAAAAATCATTTGGCGCTTCGCAAACCCGAATCAAATATCTCTTTACGATGTCTGCCGAAGAACGCTACCATCACATGAATTCAAGATTTCCTGAA from Flavobacterium lindanitolerans includes:
- the thrS gene encoding threonine--tRNA ligase; translated protein: MIKITLPDGSVKEFAQGVTPMDVAKSISEGLARNVISASFNGTTVETTTSLTTDGSLILYTWNDIEGKKAFWHSTSHVMAQALEELFPGIKLTLGPAIDNGFYYDVDFGDQKITDADFKRIEDRVLEISREKHEFKMRSVSKAEALAIYKDNEYKTELIQNLEDGTITFCDHATFSDLCRGGHIPNTGIIKAMKIMSIAGAYWRGDEKNKQLTRVYGISFPKQKDLTDYLELLEEAKRRDHRKLGKELELFAFSQKVGQGLPLWLPKGAALRDRLEQFLKKAQKKAGYEQVVTPHIGQKELYVTSGHYEKYGADSFQPIHTPAEGEEFLLKPMNCPHHCEIFNARPWSYKDLPKRYAEFGTVYRYEQSGELHGLTRVRGFTQDDAHIFCTPEQLDEEFKKVIDLVLYVFGSLGFENFTAQISLRDKENRSKYIGTEENWEKAENAIINAARDKGLNTVVEYGEAAFYGPKLDFMVKDALGRQWQLGTIQVDYNLPERFDLTYKGSDNELHRPVMIHRAPFGSMERFIAILLEHTAGNFPIWLMPEQAIILSLSEKYENYAKKVLDLLENHEIRALIDNRNETIGKKIREAEVQKYPFMLIVGEEEEKNGTVSVRRHGQEGKGNISVTIEEFAAIVDEEIKKTLKTFGV
- the infC gene encoding translation initiation factor IF-3 → MRNNRGQQPRVEKKDAHRINNLIRVPEVRLVGDNVEPKVYKTSEALRMAEEQELDLVEISPNAEPPVCKIMDYKKFLYMQKKREKELKAKSTQITVKEIRFGPQTDEHDYEFKRKNAEKFLKEGSKLKAFVFFKGRSIIYKDQGQILLLRLAQDLEEFGKVEALPILEGKRMIMFIAPKKKK
- the rpmI gene encoding 50S ribosomal protein L35; this translates as MPKMKTKSSAKKRFKVTGSGKIKRKHAFKSHILTKKSKKRKLALTHSALVHQSDVKSVKEQLRII
- the rplT gene encoding 50S ribosomal protein L20 produces the protein MPRSVNSVAKRARRKKIMKQAKGFFGRRKNVWTVAKNAVEKAMAYAYRDRKQNKRNFRALWIQRINAGARLEGMSYSQFMGKVKANGIELNRKVLADLAMNHPEAFKAILNKVK
- a CDS encoding Crp/Fnr family transcriptional regulator, with the protein product MNPLLQHIRKFIALDNWEAETVLSYFETESFRKKQIMLEEGQICNKQYFITKGCVRFYINNRKGVEQTLQFGIENWWIADYLSFQEQIPSHFYIQAIEPIETLSIDRKSFEALLLELPKLERYFRLIIQKSFGASQTRIKYLFTMSAEERYHHMNSRFPEFIQRVPQYMLASYLDFSPEFLSKIRAGKV